The Tripterygium wilfordii isolate XIE 37 chromosome 4, ASM1340144v1, whole genome shotgun sequence genome has a window encoding:
- the LOC119997678 gene encoding uncharacterized protein LOC119997678, giving the protein MELEMISGFLGILRDAYKTFCKNVKLMLSVALLTLSFNSIIYLSNFVSIMPLTSDFFNKQTLLPTTTPGSPEFASLLLSIQQDLRIFVGVEWIFLIINFISALFITTVVIFASAYMHNGKALSFKELLLKTLKAWKRPLVTWFYVTLLASGFLIVFIIILIPVFLVMDSPFKPSIVSIVLIVLVAVLYTYLAVVWTLALVVSVLEDKRGIEALGKAAQLVKGMKLEGFLLNLVFTILSSGLLQGCAGS; this is encoded by the exons ATGGAGTTAGAAATGATTTCTGGTTTTCTGGGAATCCTAAGAGATGCTTACAAAACCTTCTGCAAAAATGTGAAGCTTATGCTCTCAGTCGCTCTACTCACTCTGTCATTCAACTCTATCATTTACTTGTCCAACTTCGTCTCCATTATGCCTTTAACCAGTGATTTCTTCAATAAGCAGACCTTGCTACCTACTACGACTCCCGGTAGCCCCGAATTTGCCTCCCTACTCCTAAGCATTCAACAAGACCTTCGGATCTTCGTTGGAGTGGAATGGATTTTCCTCATTATCAACTTCATCTCTGCTTTATTCATTACCACAGTCGTGATCTTTGCATCGGCCTATATGCATAACGGGAAGGCCTTGTCGTTCAAGGAATTGTTGTTGAAAACATTGAAAGCATGGAAAAGGCCATTGGTGACTTGGTTTTATGTGACTCTTCTTGCTTCTGGATTCTTGATCGTTTTCATTATCATCCTGATTCCTGTATTCCTAGTCATGGATAGTCCATTTAAACCATCTATTGTTTCGATCGTGCTCATCGTTCTAGTCGCGGTTCTTTACACTTACCTAGCTGTGGTGTGGACATTAGCACTTGTGGTTTCAGTTCTTGAAGACAAGCGTGGGATTGAGGCACTTGGGAAGGCTGCACAGCTTGTTAAGGGAATGAAGTTAGAGGGTTTTCTTCTAAACCTTGTCTTCACAATCCTGTCATCTGGTTTGTTACAAG GATGTGCTGGTTCATGA